The window ATGTATAACATAAGACCAACCACAAAGTTTCAGAAGGATTTGAAGCGCGTGAAAAAGCGCGGCTTTGATATTCCTTTGCTGACCGATATTATTAAAAAACTGGCTGCGGGGGAGCCGTTGCCGGAGAAAAACAGGGATCACCAACTTTCCGGGGACTATGCGGGGTGTCGTGAGTGCCACATTACGCCGGATTGGTTGCTGATCTACGAAGTGGACGGGGACGAGCTGATTTTATATCTCACCCGGACGGGATCGCATAGCGATTTATTTTAGGGGAAGGAGGAAAGGTCTATGAGCTGGGATAAAGAGAGGATCGCGCAGTTGCAGCTCCCCGATCTGGCAGACGATGATCCGCACCCTCGGCTGCTCCTGGAAGGGGACGGCATACACGCAGGGCAGGGTTTTACCGCCTTGTTTCCTGATGGCTGGCACGAGATTACCCTTGAAGTAGCCTGGGAGCCAACAGGCCCCGGCTGCTGGTACATATCTACGCCTGGGTTTGAGGGCGTGTGTCCTGTGGGCCTGTTCGTGAAGGTATGAAAACAATCCGGCAGATAGCGGACGAGATAGGGGTATCAAAGACAGCAGTAAATAAGCAAATCGCAAACCTGGGTTTGCGATCAGGTTTACGAAAAAACGGAAACCAGTTTGCGATTGATGAACACCAGGAAGCCTTGATAAAACAGGCTTTTTCTGAAAAATCGCAAACCGAAATCGAAAACCAATCGCAAACTAAAACGCAAACCGAAAACCACGAAGTTGGCGATTTAGTTTGCGTTTTACAGGCAACTATCGACACGCTGCAAGGGCAGCTTGAAGTAAAAGACCGGCAGATTGCAAAGCTGACTGAGGCCCTGGTAGCCGCCCAGCAGACAGCGGCAGCGGCCCAGGCACTCCACGCGGGAACAATGAAGCAACAGCTTCTTTCCGGGGAGAGTGGAGCGGATCAGCAGGAGCCGGAACAGAAAAAAAGCTGGTTTTCAAAAATTTTTGGTGGTAGATAGGAAACAAAAGGACATTTTTTTCGTCACTACAAGTAGGAAAGGCGGTGTGATACAATGAAGAAAATTGCTCTTATTTTATGTTTGGTATTAGTGGCGTCTTTTGTATTAAGTGGGTGTAACAACAGTGATAGTATCATTACTCTCGAAGATAGAGAAGTTGGAAAAATAGAAATACAATCAGGAAATACGGGAGAAACGGTAGAGGTCACCGAAGAAGAAGTAATTTCGCAAATTGCTGATATACTGTCATTAGAATTTGAAAAAGGTGAGAAAAGTAACGACAGTACAGGGTGGAGTTATTCAGTAAGGTGGTATGATACAGAAGGGAAACAGATAGACACTGTTGTAATAATGAATGATGGAACTATTGAGAAAGACGGATATTTTTGGAAAACATCTAAGGACAACATAGAACTATCTGTATTTGATGAATTAGTAACGAAGCATTCCTCCGAGCTGCCACTTGAATGGGACAAAATTCCTATGGTGATGGTGGATGGTAAACTCTACTACGATACGGGGAAAGAGAGTACCGTAAGTGCCCGTTGTGGAGTAATGGATGGGGAAATTACTTCGACGGTTGACGGTTCTGAGATACCGACAAAAGATAACCAATCCAATTTCGGGACGGGCTTTGAATATCAATACGGAGCCGACAATACCATAGAGATTTTTATGAACGAAAAATGGATTGTTTTTGAGCAAAGAGAAGGAACTGGAAATCAAGTCCGATTTGGTGATCGGATGGTAGATGCGGATGGTCTTTCGGAAGAAACGCTTGAATGGCTCGATTGGTATCTTAAAATTTTGTATAATAGGAATTGAAGTTAAATTAGATGCTAAAAATTTGTAATTAAGAAGGAGGGATTCGTCATGTTGGTATTCCAAATGCGTAATGTAGATAAAACATCTACTGTTTTGAAACAGACTAAAAACAGTGATTACGCAGATAAATAAATACGTTAGATTAATTCCTACCAGTGACTAATCTTATG of the Blautia hydrogenotrophica DSM 10507 genome contains:
- a CDS encoding type II toxin-antitoxin system YafQ family toxin; the encoded protein is MYNIRPTTKFQKDLKRVKKRGFDIPLLTDIIKKLAAGEPLPEKNRDHQLSGDYAGCRECHITPDWLLIYEVDGDELILYLTRTGSHSDLF
- a CDS encoding 23S rRNA methyltransferase attenuation leader peptide; the encoded protein is MLVFQMRNVDKTSTVLKQTKNSDYADK